From Cellulosimicrobium cellulans, the proteins below share one genomic window:
- a CDS encoding ClpP family protease, with translation MTTHTSRPPHAEAAAPASSSFDDQLTTRLLHQRIVVLGTAVDDAVANRLCAQLLLLSAEDPRADVALYVNSPGGSVSAGLAIYDTMRLIPNDVSTVAMGFAASMGQFLLCAGTPGKRYALPHARIMMHQPSAGIGGAAVDIAIQAENLVYTKGLMHRLTAESTGQSVETIADDSDRDRWFTAEQALDYGMIDRIVESVDDVRPARAARKVGL, from the coding sequence ATGACCACGCACACGTCACGCCCACCGCACGCGGAGGCCGCCGCCCCGGCGTCGTCGTCCTTCGACGACCAGCTCACGACGCGCCTGCTCCACCAGCGCATCGTCGTCCTCGGCACGGCCGTGGACGACGCCGTCGCGAACCGTCTGTGCGCGCAGCTCCTCCTGCTCTCGGCGGAGGACCCGCGCGCGGACGTCGCGCTGTACGTCAACTCTCCCGGCGGCTCGGTGAGCGCCGGGCTGGCGATCTACGACACGATGCGACTCATCCCCAACGACGTCTCGACGGTCGCGATGGGCTTCGCCGCGAGCATGGGGCAGTTCCTGCTGTGCGCGGGGACGCCGGGCAAGCGGTACGCCCTGCCGCACGCGCGGATCATGATGCACCAGCCGTCGGCGGGCATCGGCGGCGCGGCGGTCGACATCGCGATCCAGGCCGAGAACCTCGTCTACACCAAGGGCCTCATGCATCGGCTGACCGCCGAGAGCACGGGGCAGAGCGTCGAGACCATCGCCGACGACTCCGACCGCGACCGCTGGTTCACGGCCGAGCAGGCGCTCGACTACGGGATGATCGACCGGATCGTCGAGTCCGTCGACGACGTCCGTCCCGCCCGCGCGGCCCGGAAGGTGGGACTGTGA
- a CDS encoding ClpP family protease, with the protein MASYTIPTVVEKTPLGERAFDVFSRLLSERIVFLGTEIDDGVANVVMAQLLHLESDAPDQEIGLYINSPGGSATALMAIYDTMQFVRCDVSTICMGQAASAAAVLLAAGTPGKRFVLEHSRVLLHQPSGGGEGTISDLSIQAEEILRIRSETEEVLSRHTGQTVERLRADTDRDLVLTARQAVEYGVADAVVTSRKLAAAA; encoded by the coding sequence ATGGCGAGCTACACGATCCCGACCGTCGTCGAGAAGACCCCGCTCGGCGAGCGCGCGTTCGACGTCTTCTCCCGCCTGCTCTCGGAGCGCATCGTCTTCCTCGGCACGGAGATCGACGACGGCGTCGCGAACGTCGTCATGGCCCAGCTCCTGCACCTGGAGTCCGACGCCCCGGACCAGGAGATCGGCCTGTACATCAACTCCCCCGGCGGCTCCGCGACGGCACTCATGGCGATCTACGACACGATGCAGTTCGTCCGGTGCGACGTGTCGACGATCTGCATGGGTCAGGCGGCGTCGGCCGCGGCCGTGCTGCTCGCGGCGGGGACGCCAGGCAAACGGTTCGTGCTGGAGCACTCGCGCGTGCTGCTGCACCAGCCCTCGGGCGGCGGCGAGGGCACCATCTCCGACCTGTCGATCCAGGCGGAGGAGATCCTGCGCATCCGGTCCGAGACGGAGGAGGTCCTGTCCCGCCACACGGGGCAGACCGTCGAGCGCCTGCGCGCCGACACCGACCGGGACCTCGTGCTCACGGCGCGCCAGGCGGTCGAGTACGGCGTCGCGGACGCCGTCGTCACGTCGCGCAAGCTCGCCGCGGCCGCCTGA
- a CDS encoding DUF6882 domain-containing protein, translating to MTEPQTAHGTAELTAPALQELVDDAAFLSHEHQLHLVDHHGDDAWGAEMTTGSFTFTSATGEETTCRLQFLGTAAPGPGSWMWAWNNVNDFPDDVLRAAEKTRETGLREATESELPLTDDLPYRLALAAKAVTGSWTHYSAPVGGGTRAWFLLDADGLALPAPSVPRVVRVLSEGLLSVTVVDHRRAVASYAAARGLETSDDDGALVLTLPDGSVVVRFDERGRIAGIAATARAVSAPARDPEPGAAAPDAHAPGADTAVDPDVDSADVPDADTADVPDADTAEVPEPGEPAVTEEPGPAAEPAQEPRRRSWFRRRG from the coding sequence ATGACGGAGCCGCAGACCGCGCACGGCACGGCAGAACTGACCGCCCCGGCCCTCCAGGAGCTCGTCGACGACGCCGCGTTCCTCTCGCACGAGCACCAGCTCCACCTCGTCGACCACCACGGCGACGACGCATGGGGCGCCGAGATGACGACGGGGTCGTTCACCTTCACCTCCGCCACCGGTGAGGAGACGACGTGCCGGCTCCAGTTCCTCGGCACGGCCGCGCCCGGCCCCGGGAGCTGGATGTGGGCGTGGAACAACGTCAACGACTTTCCCGACGACGTGCTGCGCGCCGCCGAGAAGACCCGCGAGACCGGACTGCGCGAGGCGACGGAGTCCGAGCTGCCGCTCACCGACGACCTCCCGTACCGCCTCGCGCTCGCGGCCAAGGCCGTCACCGGGTCCTGGACCCACTACAGCGCCCCCGTCGGCGGGGGGACGCGCGCGTGGTTCCTCCTCGACGCCGACGGTCTCGCGCTGCCCGCGCCGAGCGTGCCGCGCGTCGTGCGGGTGCTGAGCGAGGGGTTGCTGTCCGTCACGGTCGTCGACCACCGCCGCGCGGTCGCGTCCTACGCGGCCGCGCGCGGGCTCGAGACGTCGGACGACGACGGCGCGCTCGTGCTCACGCTGCCTGACGGGAGCGTGGTCGTCCGGTTCGACGAGCGCGGCCGCATCGCCGGCATCGCGGCGACGGCGCGCGCGGTGTCCGCGCCGGCGCGCGATCCCGAGCCGGGAGCAGCGGCTCCGGACGCCCACGCGCCCGGCGCGGACACCGCCGTCGACCCGGACGTGGACTCCGCGGACGTGCCCGACGCGGACACCGCCGACGTGCCCGACGCGGACACTGCCGAGGTGCCGGAACCCGGAGAGCCCGCGGTGACGGAGGAACCAGGCCCGGCGGCCGAGCCCGCGCAGGAGCCGCGTCGACGCTCCTGGTTCCGGCGACGCGGGTAG